One window of Medicago truncatula cultivar Jemalong A17 chromosome 2, MtrunA17r5.0-ANR, whole genome shotgun sequence genomic DNA carries:
- the LOC11424201 gene encoding pumilio homolog 12 — translation MGDNWNIISSCSSNVGFDDNLCHVEEERLHALQLQPLQGNLHHQHHCGDYGFINDNPTMEEIYSAMGGLFTHLDFYRMRHRASVEAALPHPHTDNYSNHFASPPWRGFVVSMAMNHRECQYLQAVIDEGNPVYVTMILLEVKDYLHELMTHRFGSYLIQKIFQARRGMTCQQMDLTVFLIISNHRKLKDVCMDHHGTRAMQTMIANVRHPFTGYVVVYMLQHITIPLMKNVNGSYVIVQCVKFFPPKHKKIILDEVARNCVDIATDKIGCSAVKKCLDYGGRTSAIDILVAQIISNAMILSEDPYGNYVVQRVIQMKIPLANEQMVQELRSKFDRLSVNKYASNVVEYLLSFSNQDAVKVIAEEIMRSRNFLNVLHDPYGNYVAQRALRCTKGHVRRRFSSLIKSHRLALQSHIYGKNVLTLAMAYTEGSEFNF, via the exons ATGGGGGACAACTGGAACATcatttcttcttgttcttctaaTGTTGGTTTCGACGACAACCTTTGCCACGTGGAGGAGGAACGATTACATGCTCTTCAACTTCAACCCTTGCAAGGCAATCTCCACCACCAGCACCACTGTGGTGATTATGGTTTTATAAATGACAATCCTACCATGGAAGAAATTTATTCCGCCATGGGAGGACTTTTTACTCATCTTGATTTTTATAGGATGAGGCATAGGGCTTCTGTTGAGGCCGCCTTGCCACATCCTCATACCGATAATTATAGTAACCACTTCGCTTCACCTCCATGGAGAGGGTTTGTGGTTTCCATGGCGATGAATCACCGTGAATGTCAATATCTGCAAGCTGTGATTGATGAGGGGAACCCGGTGTATGTTACGATGATCCTCTTAGAAGTGAAGGATTATTTACATGAGCTCATGACACATCGTTTTGGCAGCTATTTGATTCAAAAGATTTTTCAAGCAAGGAGGGGTATGACCTGTCAACAGATGGATTTAACTGTTTTCTTGATCATCTCGAATCATCGAAAGTTGAAGGATGTGTGTATGGACCATCACGG AACTAGGGCTATGCAGACAATGATTGCGAATGTTAGACATCCATTCACGGGATATGTGGTTGTGTATATGCTTCAGCATATCACTATTCCATTGATGAAGAACGTTAATGGTAGTTATGTAATTGTGCAGTGTGTGAAGTTTTTCCCGCCCAAACACAAAAAG ATTATCTTAGATGAAGTTGCAAGAAACTGTGTTGATATTGCAACTGACAAAATTGGATGTTCGGCTGTTAAAAAATGCCTTGATTATGGCGGGAGAACATCAGCCATAGACATATTGGTTGCACAAATCATCTCAAATGCTATGATCCTATCAGAGGATCCATACGG AAACTATGTGGTGCAACGTGTAATTCAAATGAAAATTCCATTAGCAAATGAACAAATGGTACAAGAGCTTCGGAGCAAATTTGATAGACTTTCTGTGAACAAGTATGCCAGCAATGTAGTGGAATATCTACTGAGCTTTTCTAATCAGGATGCTGTTAAAGTTATAGCTGAGGAGATAATGAGAAGCCGTAATTTCTTGAATGTTCTTCACGATCCCTATGGGAATTATGTTGCTCAAAGAGCACTGAGATGTACTAAG GGCCATGTGCGTAGAAGGTTTTCTAGTCTCATTAAATCCCATCGCCTAGCGCTACAAAGCCATATTTATGGGAAAAATGTGTTGACATTGGCTATGGCATATACTGAAGGAAGTGAGTTCAACTTTTAA